In Oryza brachyantha chromosome 1, ObraRS2, whole genome shotgun sequence, the following are encoded in one genomic region:
- the LOC102700671 gene encoding LOB domain-containing protein 40-like: protein MRMSCNGCRVLRKGCSEGCTIRPCLQWIKTPEAQANATVFLAKFYGRAGLLNLLAAGPDHLRPAVFRSLLYEACGRIVNPIYGSVGLLWSGQWQACQAAVEAVLKGDPVVQVSSEAAAAAQATPPLRAYDIRHVAKDAEADAAANLLRVARGGGRTRFKRASSSSNSKHGAKLAGAAAAAKRRAASPSSSSPTHEPEPEAVVVVGDHDDDHLLLHPALSHEAHEEESAGSHDHDDGDDDHVVEDADNNNMAIDDVPPRAGSEDTEVEAGSHVSQAEQSPVPVEEDEEEEVGLELTLGFQPLVRASRRRSSSAEARCDLSGLSAESSRMGLRLELPA from the coding sequence ATGCGGATGAGCTGCAACGGTTGCCGGGTGCTGCGCAAGGGGTGCAGCGAAGGGTGCACCATCCGGCCGTGCCTGCAGTGGATCAAGACCCCCGAGGCGCAGGCCAACGCCACCGTGTTCCTCGCCAAGTTCTACGGCCGCGCCGGGCTGCTCaacctgctcgccgccgggcccgaccacctccgccccgccgtctTCCGCTCCCTCCTCTACGAGGCCTGCGGCCGCATCGTCAACCCGATCTACGGCTCCGTCGGGCTGCTCTGGTCGGGTCAGTGGCAGGCGTGCcaggccgccgtcgaggccgtcctCAAGGGCGACCCCGTCGTGCAGGTCTCctccgaggccgccgccgccgcgcaggcCACGCCGCCTCTCAGGGCCTACGACATCCGCCACGTCGCCAAGGACGCCGAGGCCGACGCCGCGGCCAACCTGCTCCGcgtcgcgcgcggcggcggccgcaccCGCTTCAAGCGCGCCTCGTCCAGCTCCAACTCCAAGCACGGCGCCAAGCTTGccggagcagccgccgccgccaagcgccgcgccgcgtcccccagcagcagcagcccgaCGCACGAGCCGGAGCCCGAGGcggtggtcgtcgtcggcgaccaTGACGacgaccacctcctcctccaccctgCGCTGAGCCACGAGGCCCACGAGGAGGAGTCCGCCGGCAGCCACGAccatgacgacggcgacgacgaccatgtGGTAGAGGACGCCGACAACAACAACATGGCAATCGACGACGTGCCGCCGCGGGCGGGATCGGAGGACACCGAGGTCGAGGCGGGCTCACACGTGAGCCAAGCCGAGCAGAGCCCCGTGccggtggaggaggacgaagaggaggaggtcggGCTGGAGCTCACGCTCGGGTTCCAGCCGCTTGTGCGCGCCTCGAGGAGGAGGTCGTCATCGGCGGAGGCGCGCTGCGACCTGAGCGGCTTGAGCGCGGAGTCGAGCCGCATGGGCCTTCGGCTCGAGCTGCCGGCGTGA